A genomic stretch from Peromyscus eremicus chromosome 6, PerEre_H2_v1, whole genome shotgun sequence includes:
- the Hax1 gene encoding HCLS1-associated protein X-1 isoform X3, with the protein MNFFDLFRGLFGFHGPRSHRDPFFGGMTRDDDDDDDEEEEDRGTWGRGSYRFDGSQPPEEFGFSFSPGGGMRFHDNFGFDDLVRDFNSIFSEMGAWTLPSHSPELPGPEPETPGERLREGQTLRDSMLKYPDSHQPKIFEGVLESHARPESPKPAPDWGSQGPFHRLDDIWPVTPHSRAKEDNDLDSQVSQEGLGPLLQPQPKSYFKSISVTKITKPDGVVEEHRTVVDSEGRRETTVTHQEAPNSSRSVCHMYDFVP; encoded by the exons ATGAACTTCTTTGACCTTTTCCGGGGCCTTTTCGGCTTTCATGGACCTCGGAG CCACAGAGATCCCTTTTTTGGAGGGATGACTCgagatgatgacgatgatgatgacgaagaagaggaagacagaggcacGTGGGGTCGAGGGAGCTATAGGTTTGATGGTTCTCAGCCTCCGGAGGAATTCGGTTTCAGCTTCAGCCCCGGAGGAGGCATGCGATTCCACGACAACTTTGGCTTTGATGATCTAGTACGAGATTTCAATAGCATCTTCAGCGAGATGGGGGCCTGGACCTTGCCTTCCCATTCCCCTG AGCTTCCAGGTCCTGAGCCAGAAACACCTGGTGAGAGACTGCGGGAAGGGCAGACGCTGCGGGACTCAATGCTTAAGTACCCAGATAGTCACCAACCCAAGATCTTTGAGGGGGTCTTGGAGAGTCATGCTAGACCTGAATCCCCCAAACCAGCTCCAGATTGGGGGTCTCAGGGACCTTTTCATAGG TTGGATGACATATGGCCTGTGACTCCCCATTCTAGAGCCAAAGAGGACAATG ATCTTGACTCCCAGGTTTCCCAGGAAGGTCTTGGTCCACTTCTTCAACCTCAACCCAAATCCTATTTCAAGAGCATCTCTGTGACCAAGATTACCAAGCCAGATGGG GTAGTAGAGGAGCACCGCACTGTGGTGGACAGTGAGGGACGGAGAGAGACCACAGTGACCCATCAGGAAGCACCCAACAGTTCCAGAAGTG TATGCCACATGTACGACTTTGTTCCTTAG
- the Hax1 gene encoding HCLS1-associated protein X-1 isoform X2: MSNHRDPFFGGMTRDDDDDDDEEEEDRGTWGRGSYRFDGSQPPEEFGFSFSPGGGMRFHDNFGFDDLVRDFNSIFSEMGAWTLPSHSPELPGPEPETPGERLREGQTLRDSMLKYPDSHQPKIFEGVLESHARPESPKPAPDWGSQGPFHRLDDIWPVTPHSRAKEDNDLDSQVSQEGLGPLLQPQPKSYFKSISVTKITKPDGVVEEHRTVVDSEGRRETTVTHQEAPNSSRSDPVSEGSSALEDPFSLLDLLLGRWFRSR, translated from the exons ATGAGCAA CCACAGAGATCCCTTTTTTGGAGGGATGACTCgagatgatgacgatgatgatgacgaagaagaggaagacagaggcacGTGGGGTCGAGGGAGCTATAGGTTTGATGGTTCTCAGCCTCCGGAGGAATTCGGTTTCAGCTTCAGCCCCGGAGGAGGCATGCGATTCCACGACAACTTTGGCTTTGATGATCTAGTACGAGATTTCAATAGCATCTTCAGCGAGATGGGGGCCTGGACCTTGCCTTCCCATTCCCCTG AGCTTCCAGGTCCTGAGCCAGAAACACCTGGTGAGAGACTGCGGGAAGGGCAGACGCTGCGGGACTCAATGCTTAAGTACCCAGATAGTCACCAACCCAAGATCTTTGAGGGGGTCTTGGAGAGTCATGCTAGACCTGAATCCCCCAAACCAGCTCCAGATTGGGGGTCTCAGGGACCTTTTCATAGG TTGGATGACATATGGCCTGTGACTCCCCATTCTAGAGCCAAAGAGGACAATG ATCTTGACTCCCAGGTTTCCCAGGAAGGTCTTGGTCCACTTCTTCAACCTCAACCCAAATCCTATTTCAAGAGCATCTCTGTGACCAAGATTACCAAGCCAGATGGG GTAGTAGAGGAGCACCGCACTGTGGTGGACAGTGAGGGACGGAGAGAGACCACAGTGACCCATCAGGAAGCACCCAACAGTTCCAGAAGTG ATCCAGTCTCCGAAGGTTCGTCAGCTCTGGAGGATCCCTTTTCCCTCCTGGATTTGCTCCTAGGACGTTGGTTTCGGTCCCGGTAG
- the Hax1 gene encoding HCLS1-associated protein X-1 isoform X1, with protein sequence MNFFDLFRGLFGFHGPRSHRDPFFGGMTRDDDDDDDEEEEDRGTWGRGSYRFDGSQPPEEFGFSFSPGGGMRFHDNFGFDDLVRDFNSIFSEMGAWTLPSHSPELPGPEPETPGERLREGQTLRDSMLKYPDSHQPKIFEGVLESHARPESPKPAPDWGSQGPFHRLDDIWPVTPHSRAKEDNDLDSQVSQEGLGPLLQPQPKSYFKSISVTKITKPDGVVEEHRTVVDSEGRRETTVTHQEAPNSSRSDPVSEGSSALEDPFSLLDLLLGRWFRSR encoded by the exons ATGAACTTCTTTGACCTTTTCCGGGGCCTTTTCGGCTTTCATGGACCTCGGAG CCACAGAGATCCCTTTTTTGGAGGGATGACTCgagatgatgacgatgatgatgacgaagaagaggaagacagaggcacGTGGGGTCGAGGGAGCTATAGGTTTGATGGTTCTCAGCCTCCGGAGGAATTCGGTTTCAGCTTCAGCCCCGGAGGAGGCATGCGATTCCACGACAACTTTGGCTTTGATGATCTAGTACGAGATTTCAATAGCATCTTCAGCGAGATGGGGGCCTGGACCTTGCCTTCCCATTCCCCTG AGCTTCCAGGTCCTGAGCCAGAAACACCTGGTGAGAGACTGCGGGAAGGGCAGACGCTGCGGGACTCAATGCTTAAGTACCCAGATAGTCACCAACCCAAGATCTTTGAGGGGGTCTTGGAGAGTCATGCTAGACCTGAATCCCCCAAACCAGCTCCAGATTGGGGGTCTCAGGGACCTTTTCATAGG TTGGATGACATATGGCCTGTGACTCCCCATTCTAGAGCCAAAGAGGACAATG ATCTTGACTCCCAGGTTTCCCAGGAAGGTCTTGGTCCACTTCTTCAACCTCAACCCAAATCCTATTTCAAGAGCATCTCTGTGACCAAGATTACCAAGCCAGATGGG GTAGTAGAGGAGCACCGCACTGTGGTGGACAGTGAGGGACGGAGAGAGACCACAGTGACCCATCAGGAAGCACCCAACAGTTCCAGAAGTG ATCCAGTCTCCGAAGGTTCGTCAGCTCTGGAGGATCCCTTTTCCCTCCTGGATTTGCTCCTAGGACGTTGGTTTCGGTCCCGGTAG